AGCGCAGGGGGTGACAGCAATAGCGGGCGTTCCCTGCTGTTAATGTGTCATGCCTCATCTCTTTATTGCTCTGAAGCATAGAAATCCTGGTGAATTTGATAGATGATTGTACTCAGCTTCATCATGTTTTCTGAACTCATCCGTTGGTGTTGGCTCCAAAACTTCATCGAGATCAAAACCTGCCCTTATTAGGGGGTTGATCATCTCCTGAAGTGGCCTTCGATATGAGGTTACAACCACCGGTTCATCAAATCCTCTCCATTCTAGCTCTGTTTTTTTAACGGAGAAATAGTTTTCACCTGATCTAATGCGGTAGTCGGATGACGGGTGTTCGACCGAGAAAACCAGGATACCGCCTTTTGCTAAGACTCTAAAGAACTCTCTGAAGATCGCTTCCCAGTTTCGAATATGGTCCAAGACGAGAGCGCATATGATGACGTCAAAGATGCCGTCCTCAAAGATGGGAATTCCGTTCTCCAAGTTTAACTCATGGAGCACCGCTTTGCTACCCAGCCGAGTCTTCGCATAATCCAGCATTGTAGGGCTTACATCAATGCCAACTGGATCAATTGCACCTAGTGCCAAAATTTCTTCCAGGTAGATGCCTGGACCACATCCAGCATCCAAAACACGTTTCCCTTCTAATTTTGGAAGAAGCGATAGCACTGCTGGTCGGTCATAGTAAGCGTTGTGAGGCTTTGTTTTTGCCCGTGCGTCATAGGATGCCGCAATCTTTTCATAGGCGTCTAGGGAAATTGGTTTCATTCGATTTTTCGCTAACTAATTTTTTGGATATATCTAGCGGCAATATTAGCGCGGTTGGATTTCTTTTGGGGCTCTTTTCATGCTACTTCCCCGAGCAACCGCCGGGGGGCATGTTCTCGGGTTCGTCTTTCAGGAAGGCCAGGGCCTTGCCGTAGCTGCGACGCTCCAAGAAGTGGGCCAGGCGCGGGGGCAGCTCGGCGGCGTGTGCGCGGTGGTAGGCGTCGAGGTCGCGGATGGTGTCCGCCACCGGCCGATCACGGGTTTCCAGTGATTCCAGATGCTTAACGAGGGTATCAAAATCGCTCATGTTTTTGGCCTAATAGCTTGCGGAATATCAGGCAGAAGTCTATCTCTACCTCTTCTTTACGTCGAAAAACCCTTTAATTAGACAGAATTTCAACGCCAGGCGTTCAGCATATGGACGCCTATACATTTTTTGCCAACGCGGATAATTTCCCCTCTTAGCCCCTTACGCCATGAAGAATCTCGGTATCGCCAACCGCTGGAATGCGGACCTGATCGACCAGAACTACGAGCAGTGGCTCGACAATCCCGACACGCTCGACGAGCACTGGCGGGCGTTTTTTGAAGGCTTTGAGCTGGCCCAGCAATTGGCCAGCGCGGGCGAAACGGGTGTCACCAGCGCTACGGCGGCGGAAATTGAGGGCCTCGACGCAATTACGCAGTCCCGCGTGATTGGCGCGATTTACGCCTACCGCTCGATCGGCCACACGCAGGCGCGCTTCAACCCGCTGACGGTTGAGCCCGTGCCGAATCCGCGCCTGTCGCTGGATCGCCTGGGCCTGGACAAGGTCGATACGGAGAAGGAATACCACACCGGCAATTACCTGGGCGGCGTTTTCATGACGGTGCCTCAGTTGCTGGAGCGTCTTTCGGAAACCTACTGCGCCCACGTTGGCTGCGAGTATATCCACATTCAGGAGACGCCCAAGCGCCGCTGGATTCAGGCCGCGATCGAGCCGACCAATTTCAAGGCTGACTTCAGCCGCGAAGAAAAGCTCCGCATGCTGGACAAGGTCATGCAGGGCGAAATCTTTGAGCGTTTTCTGCACACCCGCTACGTCGGCCAGAAGCGCTTCTCGCTGGAAGGCGGCGAAACGCTGATTGCCGCACTGGACTTGCTGATTCAGGATTGCCCGGCCAACGGCGTCGAAGAAATCGTGATGGGCATGGCCCACCGCGGCCGACTCAACGTGCTGGCAAACATCCTCGGCAAGTCCTACCAGTTCCTTTTCCGCGAGTTCTCGGAAAACTACATTCCGGAGTCCATCCATGGCGACGGTGACGTTAAATACCACCTCGGCTACGAAGCGGTGCTGAAAACCGTTTCCGGGCAGGACATTGAGCTCCGCCTGGCCGCGAACCCGAGCCACCTGGAGGCGGTTGACCCCGTCGTCGAGGGTAAGGCCCGTGCCCGCCAGCGCATTCGTGGCGACCTCGAGCGCAAGCGTGTGCTGCCGCTGCTCATCCATGGTGACGCCGCTTTTGCCGGCCAAGGCGTGGTCGCGGAAACGCTCAATCTGGCCAAGCTGAAGGGCTACCGCACCGGCGGCACGATTCACGTGGTGATCAATAACCAAATCGGCTTTACCACGGACCCGCGCGACTCGCGTTCCAGCCGCTACTGCACCGACATCGCCAAGATGATCGATGTGCCGATTTTCCACGTTAACGGAGATGATCCGTTGGCTGTTTGCGCTGTTATGCGCCTGGCCGCGAAGTATCGTCAAGAGTTTGCTGACGACGTCGTGATCGACATGTATTGCTACCGTCGCCACGGCCACAACGAGTCCGACGAACCCGGCTTCACCCAGCCCGATCTTTACCAGCGCCTTTCCAAGCACCCGGCGATCAGCGAGTCGCTTAAGTCGCAGTTGCTCAAGACGGGCGACATCTCCGAAGAGGAGGCTCAGAAGCTGACCGACGACTACCAAAATACGCTCAACGACGCCTTCCTCGACGTGAAGAAGGAAGAGGAAAAGCAGAACAGCAAGAAGTCTCAGGCCCAGGCCAAGGAAGACAAGCTGAAGGGCTCAGCCGGTATCACGCAGCCGCCGTTTAAATTTACCACCACGAAGACCAGCGTCAAAGCCGAGGAGCTGCGCCACGTGGCCCGTCGCCTCACCGAGGTGCCCGGCAACTTCAGCGTGAACAGCAAGATCGCGCGCCAGCTCAAGCAAAAGTGGAAAAACTTCGAGGCCGGCGAGGGAATCGACTGGGCCTTTGCCGAGTCGCTCGCGTTCGGCACGCTGCTGCTCGACGGCACACCGGTTCGCTTGTCCGGGCAGGACTCCGAGCGCGGCACCTTCAGCCAGCGCCACACCGCGTGGTATGACTCCGAGACGCGCACCCGCTACGTGCCGTTGACCAATCTCGACGCGAATCAGGCCACCTTCTGCGTGCACAACTCGTCCCTCTCCGAGGCGGCGATTCTGGGCTTCGACTACGGTTACTCGATCGACTACCCGGACATGCTTGCACTCTGGGAAGCGCAGTTTGGCGACTTCGCTAACGGCGCGCAGGTCCACTTCGACCAGTTTATCGCCAGCAGCGAATCCAAGTGGGGCCGCGTGAGCGGGCTCGTCATGCTGCTGCCGCACGGCTACGAAGGGCAGGGGCCGGAGCACTCCAGTGCCCGCCTTGAGCGTTACCTGCAGGCCTGCGCCGAGGACAACATCCAAGTCGCGATGATGACCACCCCGGCGCAATACTTCCACATCCTGCGCCGCCAGAAGAAGCGCGATTTCCAGAAGCCGCTCGTCATCATGGCCCCCAAGAGCCTGCTGCGCCACAAGCAGTGCGTGTCCACGGTTGAGGAGCTGCAAAAAGGGCAATTCCACGAAATTCTCAACGACGAAACGCCGCCCAAGAAGGCCAAGCGCGTCATTCTTTGCTCGGGCAAGGTTTACTACGATCTGCTCGCCTACCGCGAAGAAAACAAGATCAAGGACGCCGCCATCGTGCGCGTTGAGCAGCTCTATCCGTTCAACGAAAAACTGCTCACCGATATCCTCGCGAAGTACCCAGGCTACGAGCACCTCGTCTGGTGTCAGGAAGAGCCGCAGAACATGGGTGCGTGGAGCTTCATTTACCACTACATCAAGCAGGTCTCGGGCAAGGAGCCAATCTTTGCCGGTCGCCACGCCGCCGCCAGCCCCGCGCCGGGCTCGCTCGCCGTTCACAAAATCGAGCAGCAAACCCTCGTGGAGGAAGCGTTCGAGAAGACTTCGGCCAAGTAACTCCTTGTATTCAAAATGCAGAATTCAAAAACGTCTCAGAATTCTGCATCAATAAAAGAACTTACCAGAACCAAGTAAATCCCGCCTTCGTTAACCCTTTTTGCATTCTGCATTTATAATTTTGCATTTTTATCATGGCTGTTGAAATGAAAATCCCGGCCCTCGGTGAGTCGATCACCTCGGGCATCATCGCCGCCTGGCATGTCGCCGAGGGCGACTACGTCGAGAAAGACCAAGTAATCTTCGAACTCGAGACTGACAAGATCACCTCGGAAGGGCTCGCTGAGGCCAGTGGTGTCATCAGCCTGAAGGCCGACGAGGGCGACGAGGTCGAGATCGGCCAGATCGTCGCCGTGATCGATGACTCCGCCGCCAAGCCCGGCGGTGGCAGCTCGGAGAGCACTGACTCGGACGACTCCGAGGGCGAAGCCGCCAGTGAAGCACCCGCTCCGAAGAAGGACGAAAAGCCGGCCCCGGACGATGCCAACTCGCCCGCCGTTCGCCGCATCGCTGCCGAGACCGGCATCGACCCGAAGTCGGTCGACGGCTCCGGCAAGGGTGGCCGCGTGACCAAGGGGGACATGCTTGCCGCGCAGGATCGCGACTTTAAGGCCGCCCCGGCAGAGTCTCCCACCAAGCCTTCCGATACCGTGGTCCGCGCAGATCAGCCCGAGGCCGGCCGCACGACGCGCAAGAAGATGACTCCGCTGCGTCGCAAGATCGCCGAGCGCCTCGTTGCCGCGACGAACGAAGCGGCCTTGCTAACCACTTTCAATGAGGTGGACATGAGCGCGGTGATGAAGCTGCGCAAACAGCATCAGGACAAGTTTGTGGAAAAATACGGCGTCAAGCTCGGCTTCATGTCGTTCTTCGTGAAGGCCGTTGTTAACGCGCTGCAAGAAGTGCCGGATCTGAATACTCAGCTCGATGGCGACCACGTTATCCAAAATCATTTCTACGATATCGGTGTGGCCGTTGGTTCGGACAAGGGGCTGATGGTTCCGGTGGTGCGCGATTGCGATTCCAAAAACTTCGCCACGATTGAGCAGGATATCATTGCTTACGCCAAAGCGGCGCGCTCCGGCAAAATTAAGCTGGAAGACCTCAACGGCGGCGTCTTCACGATCTCCAACGGCGGTATTTACGGCAGCATGCTTTCCACGCCGCTGCTCAACATGCCGCAAACCGGCATCCTCGGCCTGCACAACATCACCGAGCGCGCAGTCGTCATTAATGGCGAAATCGTGGCCCGCCCGATGATGTATCTCGCGCTGAGCTACGACCACCGCGTCGTCGATGGCAAGGGCGCAGTCACGTTCCTGGTGAAGATCAAAGAAGCCATCGAAGACCCGACCAAGCTCCTCTTCGGCGTCTAGTCGTTCAACTCCAACGTATTTCATCTCACAGAGACCAAAGGCCAAGCATCTGATTTTTGATCAAAAAATCTTTGTGCCTCCGTGCCTTTGTGAGAAATAATATTCGCCTCGCAGGCATCTGCGCTCATTCGCGCCATCCGTAGTTAAAAAACTCCCACCCATTTAAGATCATGGCAGATTACGACCTCCTTGTTATTGGCTCCGGCCCTGGCGGCTACGTGGCCGCGTTTCGCGCCGCGCAGCTGGGCATGAAAACCGCACTTGTTGAAAAGGACGCCACTCTCGGCGGCACGTGCCTGAATGTCGGCTGCATCCCGTCGAAGGCGCTGCTGCACTCGACCGAGATTTTCCACATCGTCAAGGAGCGCGGCGAAGCGCACGGCATCAAGACGGGCAAGCTTAGCTCGGACATTCCCGCGCTGATGAAGCGCAAGGACGAGGTCGTCAAGCAGCTCAACGGCGGCGTGGCGCAGCTCGCCAAGGCTCGCAAGGTAGAGGTCCTGCAAGGGCTCGGCTCGCTCGAAGGCGAGGGCAAGGTAAAGGTCAAGGGCGACGATGGCGAAAAGACGGTCAGTGCCGACCACATCATCATCGCGACTGGCTCCGTGCCTGTCGAGCTGCCCTTCATGAAGTTTGACGGCAAGACTATCGTTTCCAGCACGGAAGCCATCGCTTTTGACAAGATTCCGGGTAAGCTCGTCGTCGTTGGCGCAGGTGCCATTGGCCTGGAGCTGGGCAGCGTTTGGGCGCGCCTGGGCAGTGAGGTGACCGTCGTCGAGCTGCTGCCGCAGATTGCGGGCGCGGTCGATAAGGATGTCGCCAAAATGGCCGAGCGTTTCTTTAAGAAGCAAGGCATGGCCTTCGAGCTCGGTGCCAAGGTCACCGGCGTCGCCAAGGAGGGCAAGAAGACCTTCCTCACCGCCGAAAAGGGCGACAAGGAGCTGAAGTTTGAAGCCGACAAGATCCTCGTGGCCGTAGGCCGTAAGGCGACCACCGCCGGGCTGACTCCGGACAAGGCCGGCGTCGAGCTGGACGACCGTGGCCGCGTGAAGATCGACGATCATTTCCGCACCAGCGCCAAGGGCATTTACGCGATCGGCGACGTGGTTGCTGGCCCGATGCTCGCCCATAAGGCTGAGGAAGAAGCCGTGGCCTGCGTTGAGCTGATCGCGGGTAAGGGCGGCCATTGCAATTACGACGTCATCCCGAATGTCATTTACACCGAACCGGAAATTGCCTGCGTGGGCATCGGCGAGGACAAGGCCAAGGAAGACAAGCTCGAGGTCAACGTCGGTAAGTTCCCATTTGCCGCCAATGGTCGCGCTATCGCGGTCGATGCTACCGACGGCTTTGTGAAGATCATCGCCGACAAGAAGACGGACCGCATTCTCGGTGCGCAGATCATCGGCCACGGTGCCAGTGAGCTCGTCGCCGCCATCGTGACTCATATGGAATACGGTGGCAGCGCCGAAGACCTCGGTCGCACCATCCACGCCCACCCGACCATGTCGGAAGCGATGAAAGAAGCCGGCCTCGCCGTCAGCAAGAGCGCGATTCACTCGATGTAACCAGCGTCCCGCTGGACCGATAGATTCGCGCATTGCGCGAACGAAGGAAGGAACACGAACCTCTGTGTTCGCTGCTGCTCGATCTGAATGAAAAGTGATGGATAGGAATGCGAACACAGAGGTTCGCGTTCCTTTTTACACCGCCTCCGCCTATTGTTTAGGCGATTGAGGTCGGTGGTTCCTCTAGATTACCGGCGTAAAGTAGAGCTCCAACCGCGATTATGCTTAATGGCCAGACCATAAACATATACCCGGCGAACATGATGATTAGGGCGATGGCGAAGCAAGTAAGTGAGATTTTTATACTCATACGGTATGCTTTGCGGATCCCCTTTTTTCCAAGACGTTGAACTTTCACTTGGTATTTTTTCCGTCTCTTTTCGAGGATAACTTTCTTTTCGTCACTTGAGCGCAACGATAGCAGGTTTATCCCTAGAATCGTCAACATTAGCGCCAGAAATAAATAATCCGAAGTAGGCTCGCCTCCGAGAATTCCCTTACTCACTAAAAAAATGGTCAAGCCGGTGACCCACATTACCGTTCCTAGCCGACGAATAATTTTGCAAAAAGTCGTGGAGAACCCGTGTAGCATAATTCGTTGAATCTTAATTGTAGCAATTTGTTGCTCAAGCTTAATCGCCGATTGCCTCCGCCTCGGCAATGACTTCCTCGCCGTTCAGGTAGAAGCGGATGAGCATGGGGCGGCAGCAGACTTCGCAGTCGTAGTCCCATTCGGTGGGGACTTCGGTTGCCGCCGGGCCGGGGATGGAAAACGGTTCGAAGCAAGTGGGGCAGGTGACTTGGCAATAGTCGGCGTGCATGGTTGGCGTATTGTTCATTGAAGGATTGGCTAGTCGAGGGCAATCAGCAGCGCCACGATTCCGATTGCGGGCGGTACTTTGCGCGAAAATCGCGAGGGCTTCTCAGTCGGTAAAAAATGTCGACCTAAAGTTAGTGCTTTGGGGGTGCTTGGAGGTCGTTATCGAAAAAAAATTTCTATTGGTGCGATTTTTTCGGAATAATTCCATCGGCGGCTGCTCTTATCTTCGTAATTAGCAGCATACAGTCAGAATAGCAGGTTCAGTTGGGCGGCGGTTTCAGGAGTGAGGCCGCCGCCCATTATTTAGGAGGTTGCGCGGTAACTTCCGGCTATTGCTAGGGTCAACGAACACGGATTTTGTATCTTGATTGCTGCAAACACTGCCCCAACGGGGCTGCGCATCAATAGCCCAGGGTTAAAGCGAACCGCTTGCGGGAAGCGCTACCCTGGGAAACCGGATGCTCGCTTATCTCCCAGCCCCAACGGGGCTGCGCAAGATGTCGTTTTGCGCAATCCCGTTGGGATAGGCAATATACGTATTCGTATTCCCAGGGTAGGCGTTCAGCCGCTCTGCGGCCTCAAGCCAACCCTGGGCTATAGTTGCGTAGCCCCGTTGGGGCAAATTCTCTGAAAGTTGAATGTCCGTTCGTCCTACGCACCGGTTGCCGATTGGCGGGCCTCGCGTGGGGTGCAGCCGCGGACGCTGCGGAAGACTTTGGAGAAGTAGCTCGCGCTGCCGTAGCCGACGCGCTCGGCGATGGCGGAAATGGAGTCGCTGGTGGCGGCCAATCGCTGGCGGGCGATCTCGATGCGGTGCTGCTCCAGGTAACGCATCGGGGTGATGCCGACCTCCTGCGGAAACAGGTGCGCGAGGCGGGAGGGGGAGATGCCGGAGGCGCGGGCAATGTCGTCCAGGGTCAGCGGTTCGCGGTAGTGGTCGCAGATGTAGGCCATGGCGCGGCGCACCCGGGAATCAAGCCGCTGGGCGGTCTTGTTGGGGTTGGCGGAGTCGCACCACAGGATGAGCTGCTCCAGCAGGCTCATGGCCAGCGCCTCGCGTTGGGGCAGGGGGCCATGGAGGGTTTTCACCATGTCGTCGAAGCAGGATTTTACACGATTGGAAACGGTTTCATCCAGCCGTTTCAGCATGCCAAAGCCCTGATCCAAGCGCGGCCAATTCAGCCAATCAATCCACTCGGATCGCGGTTGAAAGCATACCCAGTAATGCAGCCAGGGGCCCCGGGATTCATCATTCTCGTAGGTTTGTGGCGCACCGGGTTCAAAGAGGAAAATGCTGTGGGCGGCGGCTTCGACGGTTCCATTGGCCAGGTGCATGTTGGCAACACCACCGGCGGTGTATTCAAGCAGCCAGTAGGAGAAGCCCTGCGGCCGGCGAATGCGGTTGGGCGCGTCGCGGTCGTGCCGACCGAGGCCGGCATAGATCATTCGGGGGCTGCTGATGATTTTTGCCATGTAGCAAGATTTTGCTAGTTTATGACCAGACTGGCCCTTGTTTTCAAGTCGGCAATGCGATAGACTAACGACATGATTGAAACTTCCCCCGTCTCCGACGCTTCCGCTAAAATTCTCAACTGGGGCGTCATCGGCCCCGGTCGCATTGCCCGCAAGTTTGCCGCCGGTTTGGCGGGTTCCGACACGGGCAAGCTCTATGCCGCGGCCAGTCGCGACGCAGCCCGTGCGCAGGCGTTTCTCGACGAGTTTGGTGGCGGTCAGGCATTTGGTGATTACCAGGCGATGCTGGACGATTCGCAGCTCGATGCGGTGTACATTGCCACGCCACATCCGATGCACGCCGAGTGGGCGATCAAGGCCGCGCGCGCCGGTAAGCATGTGCTTTGCGAAAAGCCCGCTACGTTAAACTACGGGGAAGCGCTGGCAGTGGTCGATGCCGCTCTGGAGAGTGATGTGGTCTTCCTGGAAGCATTCATGTATCGCTGCCACCCGGCGACGGCGAAGCTCTATGAACTGGTTAAGGAAGGTGCCATCGGGCAACTGCAGCGTATCCGTGCGTCGTTTGGCTTTGATAGCGGCGAGAACCATGAGGGTCGTCTCCAAGCGAATGCACTGGGCGGCGGCGGCATCCTGGATGTCGGTTGTTACCCGATCTCGATGTGCCGCTTGTTGGCGGGGGCCGTGCAGGGTAAGGCGTTCGATAATCCGATTGAGCTGAAGGCCATTGGCCACCTCGACGAAAAGACCGGCGTGGACACCTGGACGAGTGCGGTCTTGAAATTTGAGGGCGACATCATCGGCGAGTGCTTTTGCGGTGTGCGCGCTGGTGCGGAAAACGACGTCACCGTTTACGGAACCGAAGGAACGATTCGCGTAGAGCAGCCTTGGTTTGCCGGTGGCAAAATAGTCCTGCAGCGCAAGGGCAAGGAGCCCGAGGTGATCGACGCCAGCTCTGAGCGGCACCTGTATACTTTTGAAGTGGAGGCCGTGCATCAGCTGGCCCATGGCGGCGGCTTGCTCAACTGTGCGATGAGCATTGAAGATACCTTGGGCAACATGCAGACGCTGGACCGCTGGCGCGCCGAGATCGGTCTGCAATATGAAATGGAGAAGCCCG
The genomic region above belongs to Cerasicoccus sp. TK19100 and contains:
- a CDS encoding class I SAM-dependent DNA methyltransferase, with product MKPISLDAYEKIAASYDARAKTKPHNAYYDRPAVLSLLPKLEGKRVLDAGCGPGIYLEEILALGAIDPVGIDVSPTMLDYAKTRLGSKAVLHELNLENGIPIFEDGIFDVIICALVLDHIRNWEAIFREFFRVLAKGGILVFSVEHPSSDYRIRSGENYFSVKKTELEWRGFDEPVVVTSYRRPLQEMINPLIRAGFDLDEVLEPTPTDEFRKHDEAEYNHLSNSPGFLCFRAIKR
- a CDS encoding 2-oxoglutarate dehydrogenase E1 component, with product MKNLGIANRWNADLIDQNYEQWLDNPDTLDEHWRAFFEGFELAQQLASAGETGVTSATAAEIEGLDAITQSRVIGAIYAYRSIGHTQARFNPLTVEPVPNPRLSLDRLGLDKVDTEKEYHTGNYLGGVFMTVPQLLERLSETYCAHVGCEYIHIQETPKRRWIQAAIEPTNFKADFSREEKLRMLDKVMQGEIFERFLHTRYVGQKRFSLEGGETLIAALDLLIQDCPANGVEEIVMGMAHRGRLNVLANILGKSYQFLFREFSENYIPESIHGDGDVKYHLGYEAVLKTVSGQDIELRLAANPSHLEAVDPVVEGKARARQRIRGDLERKRVLPLLIHGDAAFAGQGVVAETLNLAKLKGYRTGGTIHVVINNQIGFTTDPRDSRSSRYCTDIAKMIDVPIFHVNGDDPLAVCAVMRLAAKYRQEFADDVVIDMYCYRRHGHNESDEPGFTQPDLYQRLSKHPAISESLKSQLLKTGDISEEEAQKLTDDYQNTLNDAFLDVKKEEEKQNSKKSQAQAKEDKLKGSAGITQPPFKFTTTKTSVKAEELRHVARRLTEVPGNFSVNSKIARQLKQKWKNFEAGEGIDWAFAESLAFGTLLLDGTPVRLSGQDSERGTFSQRHTAWYDSETRTRYVPLTNLDANQATFCVHNSSLSEAAILGFDYGYSIDYPDMLALWEAQFGDFANGAQVHFDQFIASSESKWGRVSGLVMLLPHGYEGQGPEHSSARLERYLQACAEDNIQVAMMTTPAQYFHILRRQKKRDFQKPLVIMAPKSLLRHKQCVSTVEELQKGQFHEILNDETPPKKAKRVILCSGKVYYDLLAYREENKIKDAAIVRVEQLYPFNEKLLTDILAKYPGYEHLVWCQEEPQNMGAWSFIYHYIKQVSGKEPIFAGRHAAASPAPGSLAVHKIEQQTLVEEAFEKTSAK
- the odhB gene encoding 2-oxoglutarate dehydrogenase complex dihydrolipoyllysine-residue succinyltransferase, with product MAVEMKIPALGESITSGIIAAWHVAEGDYVEKDQVIFELETDKITSEGLAEASGVISLKADEGDEVEIGQIVAVIDDSAAKPGGGSSESTDSDDSEGEAASEAPAPKKDEKPAPDDANSPAVRRIAAETGIDPKSVDGSGKGGRVTKGDMLAAQDRDFKAAPAESPTKPSDTVVRADQPEAGRTTRKKMTPLRRKIAERLVAATNEAALLTTFNEVDMSAVMKLRKQHQDKFVEKYGVKLGFMSFFVKAVVNALQEVPDLNTQLDGDHVIQNHFYDIGVAVGSDKGLMVPVVRDCDSKNFATIEQDIIAYAKAARSGKIKLEDLNGGVFTISNGGIYGSMLSTPLLNMPQTGILGLHNITERAVVINGEIVARPMMYLALSYDHRVVDGKGAVTFLVKIKEAIEDPTKLLFGV
- the lpdA gene encoding dihydrolipoyl dehydrogenase, whose product is MADYDLLVIGSGPGGYVAAFRAAQLGMKTALVEKDATLGGTCLNVGCIPSKALLHSTEIFHIVKERGEAHGIKTGKLSSDIPALMKRKDEVVKQLNGGVAQLAKARKVEVLQGLGSLEGEGKVKVKGDDGEKTVSADHIIIATGSVPVELPFMKFDGKTIVSSTEAIAFDKIPGKLVVVGAGAIGLELGSVWARLGSEVTVVELLPQIAGAVDKDVAKMAERFFKKQGMAFELGAKVTGVAKEGKKTFLTAEKGDKELKFEADKILVAVGRKATTAGLTPDKAGVELDDRGRVKIDDHFRTSAKGIYAIGDVVAGPMLAHKAEEEAVACVELIAGKGGHCNYDVIPNVIYTEPEIACVGIGEDKAKEDKLEVNVGKFPFAANGRAIAVDATDGFVKIIADKKTDRILGAQIIGHGASELVAAIVTHMEYGGSAEDLGRTIHAHPTMSEAMKEAGLAVSKSAIHSM
- a CDS encoding CPXCG motif-containing cysteine-rich protein; translated protein: MNNTPTMHADYCQVTCPTCFEPFSIPGPAATEVPTEWDYDCEVCCRPMLIRFYLNGEEVIAEAEAIGD
- the araC gene encoding arabinose operon transcriptional regulator AraC, which gives rise to MAKIISSPRMIYAGLGRHDRDAPNRIRRPQGFSYWLLEYTAGGVANMHLANGTVEAAAHSIFLFEPGAPQTYENDESRGPWLHYWVCFQPRSEWIDWLNWPRLDQGFGMLKRLDETVSNRVKSCFDDMVKTLHGPLPQREALAMSLLEQLILWCDSANPNKTAQRLDSRVRRAMAYICDHYREPLTLDDIARASGISPSRLAHLFPQEVGITPMRYLEQHRIEIARQRLAATSDSISAIAERVGYGSASYFSKVFRSVRGCTPREARQSATGA
- a CDS encoding aldo/keto reductase; this encodes MIETSPVSDASAKILNWGVIGPGRIARKFAAGLAGSDTGKLYAAASRDAARAQAFLDEFGGGQAFGDYQAMLDDSQLDAVYIATPHPMHAEWAIKAARAGKHVLCEKPATLNYGEALAVVDAALESDVVFLEAFMYRCHPATAKLYELVKEGAIGQLQRIRASFGFDSGENHEGRLQANALGGGGILDVGCYPISMCRLLAGAVQGKAFDNPIELKAIGHLDEKTGVDTWTSAVLKFEGDIIGECFCGVRAGAENDVTVYGTEGTIRVEQPWFAGGKIVLQRKGKEPEVIDASSERHLYTFEVEAVHQLAHGGGLLNCAMSIEDTLGNMQTLDRWRAEIGLQYEMEKPGPEFPCVYGKLTGAGSAIPKGEIPGVAKPVSRLCMGHPGMQRSFTDVVPLYDAFFELGGNVFDDASIYRGWGAKPSFAGRWMSMRGVREQCVMIDKGAHAPNCTPDYMTDEVDRLIKTNFCGYIDLYMMHRDNLDVPVGEFVDVLGQLIKSGKIRAYGFSNWTAVRFDEAAAYAKANGIPAPVCLSNQLSLAEMVNPVWPGTESCSNSEFQAWLAERNLPLIPWSSQAAGFFTDQSAPDRKENKLLVHGYYSEANFERKKRAKKLAEAKNVMPINIAMAWVIGQSFPTFPLIGPRTITELRTSLTGLEVSLTPQEMDWLNLKSDSIQA